One Succinivibrio dextrinosolvens DNA window includes the following coding sequences:
- a CDS encoding S41 family peptidase: MLLNIKTLYVTTFISVIAPSCVYAVDESLEIKKYLDNSAYLIDSSIPNFSTDVIRNSSSEDFNSSLKKYDKYASYMDKENFTKIKKLNTSKIGGVGMDLVYDRKNNIRCIPFTDSPADNCGIEYQDILVAVDRIDVRGDSLEEIAELIRGEVNTSVELTIEKSDGHMESYEIERLNKVYKDVEKTGDVPETIKINRFSKGVALSLKKELLKLSTPDEKRIFIDLRGNTGGFLEEGAECAALFLEKGKTIYKYKSKSGTEEHKTLTDGIAKDRKVIIIMDSLTASSAELMISALKSNNPKVSTYGKVSSGKSIIQDVFNLKDGSVLKLSVGELLFKDQDYGWQDVGLKPDVEQQ, translated from the coding sequence ATGTTATTAAACATAAAGACTTTATATGTAACCACATTTATTAGCGTTATTGCTCCTTCCTGTGTATATGCAGTCGATGAATCTTTGGAGATAAAAAAGTATCTTGATAATTCTGCGTATTTAATTGATTCATCTATCCCAAATTTTTCTACTGATGTTATAAGAAATTCAAGTTCAGAGGACTTTAATAGCAGTCTAAAAAAATACGATAAATATGCCTCATACATGGACAAGGAGAATTTCACAAAAATCAAGAAGCTAAATACCAGTAAGATTGGTGGAGTAGGTATGGATCTTGTTTATGACAGAAAGAACAATATCCGTTGTATCCCCTTTACCGATTCTCCTGCAGATAATTGTGGAATTGAATATCAGGATATTCTGGTTGCAGTTGATCGTATAGATGTTAGAGGCGATAGTCTTGAAGAGATAGCTGAACTTATACGAGGAGAGGTAAATACTTCCGTAGAGCTGACTATAGAAAAATCCGATGGACATATGGAGAGTTATGAGATTGAACGATTAAACAAAGTTTATAAGGATGTGGAAAAAACAGGTGATGTCCCAGAGACCATCAAGATTAACAGATTCTCAAAAGGTGTAGCTTTATCGCTGAAAAAAGAGCTTTTAAAGCTTTCAACTCCTGATGAAAAAAGAATCTTTATTGATCTTAGAGGTAATACTGGCGGTTTCTTAGAAGAAGGAGCTGAATGTGCGGCTTTGTTCCTTGAAAAGGGAAAGACAATATATAAATACAAAAGTAAGTCCGGTACAGAGGAGCACAAAACCTTAACTGATGGAATAGCGAAAGATAGAAAAGTCATTATTATCATGGATTCACTGACAGCAAGCTCTGCTGAACTTATGATAAGTGCTTTAAAGAGCAATAATCCTAAGGTTTCAACATACGGCAAGGTTTCCTCAGGTAAATCTATAATTCAGGACGTTTTCAATTTAAAAGATGGTTCTGTATTAAAGCTTAGCGTTGGTGAGTTGCTTTTTAAGGATCAGGATTATGGCTGGCAAGATGTTGGATTAAAGCCAGATGTAGAACAACAATGA
- the dksA gene encoding RNA polymerase-binding protein DksA, with protein MADNEKTAVSIDSMGPLAIAGVEPYQEQPGEEYMNEKQKEHFRKILTAWRDQLRSEVDRTVDHMKSEAANFPDPLDRATQEEEFALELRARDRERKLIKKIDKTLTKLDNDDYGYCDHCGSEIGIKRLEARPTADLCVDCKALAEIKEKQLEG; from the coding sequence ATGGCTGACAATGAAAAGACTGCAGTGTCAATCGACTCAATGGGCCCTTTAGCTATCGCCGGTGTAGAACCTTACCAAGAACAGCCAGGCGAAGAATACATGAACGAAAAGCAGAAAGAACACTTCAGAAAGATTCTTACTGCATGGAGAGACCAGTTACGTTCAGAAGTTGATCGTACAGTTGACCACATGAAGAGTGAGGCTGCAAACTTTCCTGATCCTCTTGACAGAGCAACTCAGGAAGAGGAATTTGCTCTAGAGTTACGTGCTCGTGACAGAGAAAGAAAGCTTATCAAAAAGATTGATAAGACTCTGACAAAACTGGATAACGACGATTACGGTTACTGTGATCACTGTGGTTCCGAAATTGGTATTAAGAGACTTGAGGCTCGACCAACTGCTGATTTATGCGTTGACTGCAAGGCATTAGCAGAAATCAAGGAAAAACAGTTAGAAGGTTAA
- a CDS encoding YMGG-like glycine zipper-containing protein: MASTTFGISSKITAFAVAITLALGSCGCTNIKDDSTRTKTEGTLAGAGIGAAVGAGLGALFGGSKGALAGAAIGAGVGSLSGYFYGKHVADKKAEYASREEWLDACIDRSRQVTADTKKYNEQLKKDIAALDKETKTLTAKNANTDKKTLKEESKKIAALQSDTQKNISNLESEVEKQKTVLADAKKNGDNQEAKILDAEIKKLNAQIKEMKEYNNKLASISARVAV, from the coding sequence ATGGCATCTACAACTTTTGGAATATCATCAAAAATTACAGCTTTTGCGGTTGCTATTACCTTAGCTCTGGGAAGCTGTGGCTGCACTAACATCAAAGATGATTCAACCCGTACCAAAACAGAAGGTACCTTAGCCGGTGCTGGAATTGGTGCCGCTGTTGGTGCTGGTCTGGGCGCACTCTTTGGTGGAAGTAAAGGTGCATTGGCTGGTGCTGCTATTGGTGCAGGCGTAGGTTCCTTATCAGGATATTTCTACGGTAAGCACGTTGCAGACAAAAAGGCAGAGTATGCCTCTCGAGAGGAATGGCTTGATGCCTGTATTGATCGTTCTCGTCAGGTTACTGCAGATACAAAGAAATACAATGAACAATTGAAAAAGGACATTGCTGCTTTAGATAAAGAGACCAAGACGCTTACTGCAAAGAATGCAAATACAGACAAGAAAACCTTAAAAGAAGAGAGCAAAAAAATTGCCGCTCTGCAGTCTGACACTCAAAAGAATATTAGTAATCTCGAGAGTGAAGTTGAAAAGCAGAAAACTGTTTTAGCTGATGCTAAGAAGAATGGTGATAATCAGGAAGCTAAAATCTTGGATGCCGAGATAAAGAAGCTGAATGCTCAAATTAAAGAGATGAAGGAATATAACAACAAGCTTGCAAGTATTTCCGCTCGCGTTGCTGTTTAA
- a CDS encoding ankyrin repeat domain-containing protein — MGIVNFFKFTVIFLVVSVISNVYAANSKWLVDAVVYSGSEYSESTEKKITEFLDKGDVNLNSQIGNRSLFSFIAQRAKTPDLIKKALDKGADPNLKGVYGFTPFMIAAALRESKFIEPFLSSGKVDFTLKADNQENALLFAESNDSDKTAIVKILESKPPVEAINSPGGDGDYLIFRLFRRNSLYSKFYPHQEHAFRLLGELKADFNLIGKDGVSVLQKTLGDSSRSLSFSPENVELLLNCGAKVNTKNKYGDSALHFILDYPIDNEKNTNLLKLFLSKGEDLEVRDKDGNTPLLRLFALLKGNRSESSLMNVLNILLEHNAKTDAVNNSGLNVMMAAAATGCSKCVIRLLEANAPLDYDNSLNPILFYALKGEMRNEGIEALINAGADVNASNSSGMTPLMSALQLSLESGFIDSLIKHGADVNKSDNDGHTPLMVMGLYDPKTSIVRSLLKAGADPSVKDKKGKSALDYLRSSVMYSHPKYTKECHEVEAYISGEKKL; from the coding sequence ATGGGAATAGTTAACTTTTTTAAATTCACTGTTATTTTCTTGGTTGTTAGCGTTATTTCCAATGTTTATGCTGCTAACTCAAAGTGGTTGGTTGATGCTGTAGTCTATAGTGGCTCTGAGTATTCCGAGAGTACAGAAAAGAAAATTACAGAGTTTCTAGATAAAGGTGATGTAAACCTTAATTCTCAAATAGGCAACCGTTCTCTATTTAGTTTTATTGCCCAAAGAGCTAAAACTCCAGATCTGATAAAAAAGGCCTTAGATAAAGGAGCTGATCCTAATTTAAAAGGTGTCTATGGTTTTACCCCTTTTATGATTGCTGCTGCATTAAGAGAATCCAAATTTATTGAACCATTCTTAAGTTCCGGAAAAGTCGATTTTACACTTAAAGCTGACAATCAGGAAAATGCTCTTCTTTTTGCTGAAAGCAATGATTCTGATAAGACCGCAATTGTCAAAATTCTAGAGTCTAAACCTCCTGTTGAAGCTATAAATTCTCCTGGAGGAGATGGTGATTATCTGATTTTCAGGCTGTTTAGACGTAATTCCTTATATTCAAAATTCTACCCTCATCAGGAACATGCTTTTAGACTGCTTGGAGAACTTAAAGCAGATTTCAATCTTATCGGTAAGGATGGAGTTAGTGTCCTTCAAAAAACTTTGGGTGATTCTTCTCGATCTTTGTCATTTTCTCCTGAAAATGTCGAACTGCTTTTGAACTGCGGTGCTAAGGTTAATACCAAAAATAAGTATGGAGATTCTGCTCTTCACTTTATTCTTGATTATCCGATTGATAACGAAAAGAATACAAATCTGTTAAAGCTATTTCTTTCTAAAGGTGAAGATCTTGAGGTTAGGGACAAAGATGGCAATACTCCTCTTTTAAGACTATTTGCCTTATTAAAAGGTAATAGATCTGAATCATCACTCATGAATGTGCTGAATATTCTGCTTGAACATAATGCTAAAACAGATGCTGTGAATAATTCTGGTTTGAATGTGATGATGGCTGCCGCCGCAACTGGTTGTTCGAAATGTGTTATAAGACTACTTGAAGCAAATGCTCCTCTAGATTACGACAATTCTTTAAATCCTATTCTGTTCTACGCATTAAAAGGGGAGATGAGAAATGAAGGAATTGAGGCTTTGATAAATGCTGGTGCTGATGTTAATGCATCTAATAGTAGCGGAATGACACCACTAATGTCTGCACTACAGCTTTCACTTGAGTCGGGATTTATTGATTCCTTGATAAAACATGGCGCAGATGTTAATAAGTCTGATAATGATGGGCATACTCCTCTGATGGTTATGGGGCTATATGATCCTAAAACCAGTATTGTAAGATCCCTTCTTAAGGCAGGAGCAGATCCTTCTGTTAAGGATAAGAAAGGTAAAAGTGCTTTAGATTATTTAAGAAGTAGTGTGATGTATTCTCATCCAAAATACACAAAAGAGTGTCATGAAGTCGAGGCATATATTAGCGGAGAGAAAAAACTATGA
- the gluQRS gene encoding tRNA glutamyl-Q(34) synthetase GluQRS codes for MSQYIGRFAPSPSGRLHFGSLVAAVGAYAVAKIKDGKILLRIEDLDFFRCKKEYTSIILRELDEFGFKFDGEPYIQSEHTDVYYKAAKDLVAKEKAFYCNCTRSYLKNNSCHCRNKGLKEDSEDNLALRFIIPKVHQDYFEDEIYGQKRFPVLQESLTLIRRDKVISYNLACVVDDIRQGVTQVVRGSDLIDITTTQMCLYKALDADYISYLHLPLAMADDTYKLSKQNRSPAVLDQGSPSQMLIKALEFLNQDTDGLQPQMPPKKILDKALERFEIKRIPVGKKVVV; via the coding sequence ATGTCTCAATATATAGGTAGATTTGCCCCATCCCCAAGCGGTAGACTTCACTTTGGCTCACTTGTTGCGGCTGTAGGGGCCTATGCTGTTGCCAAAATCAAAGACGGAAAGATTCTGCTCAGAATTGAGGATCTGGATTTTTTCAGATGCAAAAAAGAATACACCAGTATCATTCTCAGAGAGCTTGATGAATTCGGATTTAAGTTTGATGGAGAACCATACATCCAGTCAGAACATACCGATGTCTACTATAAGGCAGCAAAAGATCTCGTTGCCAAGGAAAAGGCATTCTACTGCAACTGCACACGGAGCTACCTAAAAAACAACAGCTGTCACTGCCGTAATAAAGGCTTAAAGGAAGATTCTGAAGATAATCTTGCTCTTCGCTTTATTATTCCAAAGGTTCATCAGGATTATTTTGAAGATGAAATCTATGGACAAAAGAGATTTCCTGTTTTGCAGGAATCATTGACATTGATTCGACGAGACAAGGTTATCTCTTATAACCTTGCCTGTGTTGTCGACGATATAAGGCAGGGAGTAACTCAGGTTGTCAGAGGCTCAGATCTGATTGACATTACTACAACTCAGATGTGTCTATATAAAGCACTTGACGCAGACTATATCTCCTATCTTCATCTCCCGCTTGCAATGGCAGATGATACATACAAGCTTTCAAAGCAAAACCGCTCACCTGCAGTACTAGATCAGGGGAGTCCATCGCAGATGCTTATAAAGGCCCTGGAGTTTCTCAATCAGGATACAGATGGATTACAGCCACAGATGCCACCTAAGAAGATTCTGGACAAAGCGCTGGAACGATTTGAAATTAAAAGAATTCCTGTCGGTAAAAAAGTTGTTGTCTGA
- the pcnB gene encoding polynucleotide adenylyltransferase PcnB → MFGFRRIKIITPLDSLDISSLKSSKALAKKHGSSKLVVSTDDLRINLNEISSYAMRVVATLQKHHYEAYLVGGCIRDLLLGKKPKDFDVSTNATPEQIRQIFVSNSRIIGRRFKIVHVLQGKEIIEVTTFRSNKVATSKPHSGRTRVKAESGMLIRDNVYGKNIIEDSQRRDFTINALYLDPVKKVIYDFNGGLYDMQQGVIDIIGDPETRYSEDPVRMIRALRFCAKLGFKISRRTLSPIKKMASNLNAVSNARMFEEVNKLFLTGHGLQTFRTLRKYNIFELLFPAAGELLDNQNYINFVEYALSSSDKRYQEDKRNMPHFLYAVILWAVFQKRMFISNQTYNSAVVLVPQNKLISGLLNDIITEQNRITDMPMAVADSIRSLWRMQLTLDDIENCNVDEIAARNIFRASYDFLTLRGKFEPYLKNAVNFWEPYYIKSKELADKRKAKKEELILGRKARKKEKLAQKKRAYEEKLASKKAKRKANEESFDDEANLSAKRKKQLEKARAWRAAMHLDVK, encoded by the coding sequence TTGTTTGGTTTTAGGAGAATAAAAATTATCACACCTTTAGATTCACTTGATATATCAAGCCTTAAGAGCAGTAAAGCACTTGCAAAAAAACACGGCTCATCAAAACTTGTTGTGAGCACAGATGATCTTCGCATAAATCTCAATGAGATATCCAGCTATGCGATGCGTGTTGTTGCTACTCTGCAGAAACATCATTATGAGGCATATCTTGTAGGTGGATGCATCAGAGATCTTCTTTTAGGAAAAAAACCAAAGGATTTTGATGTATCAACAAACGCTACTCCTGAACAAATAAGACAGATTTTCGTATCAAACTCCAGAATCATCGGCAGAAGATTCAAGATCGTTCATGTTCTTCAGGGCAAGGAAATAATTGAAGTTACAACCTTTAGAAGCAACAAGGTCGCCACTTCAAAGCCCCACTCAGGAAGAACACGCGTCAAAGCAGAATCTGGCATGCTGATTCGAGATAATGTTTATGGAAAGAACATTATTGAAGATTCACAGAGACGAGATTTCACCATTAATGCCCTCTATCTTGACCCGGTAAAGAAGGTTATCTATGACTTCAACGGCGGTCTGTACGACATGCAGCAGGGGGTTATTGACATCATCGGAGATCCTGAAACAAGATACAGCGAAGATCCTGTAAGAATGATCAGAGCTCTCAGATTCTGTGCAAAGCTTGGATTTAAGATCTCAAGAAGAACTCTGTCTCCGATAAAGAAAATGGCATCAAATCTGAATGCCGTTTCGAATGCCCGTATGTTTGAAGAAGTAAACAAACTGTTTCTGACCGGACACGGACTTCAGACTTTCAGAACCTTACGTAAATACAATATCTTTGAACTGCTGTTCCCTGCTGCAGGTGAACTTTTAGATAATCAGAACTACATTAACTTTGTTGAGTATGCTTTAAGCAGTTCCGATAAGAGATATCAGGAAGACAAGAGGAATATGCCTCATTTCCTGTATGCAGTAATTTTATGGGCAGTATTTCAGAAAAGGATGTTCATATCCAACCAGACCTATAACAGCGCCGTGGTTCTTGTTCCTCAGAATAAACTTATCAGTGGACTTTTAAACGACATTATCACTGAACAGAACAGAATAACAGATATGCCAATGGCGGTTGCCGACAGTATCAGATCACTGTGGAGAATGCAGCTGACACTGGATGATATTGAAAACTGCAATGTTGATGAAATTGCAGCAAGAAATATTTTCAGAGCCTCCTATGACTTCCTGACTTTAAGAGGAAAGTTTGAACCATATTTAAAGAATGCTGTTAATTTCTGGGAACCTTACTACATCAAGAGCAAGGAATTAGCAGATAAGAGAAAAGCCAAGAAGGAAGAACTAATTCTGGGAAGAAAAGCCAGAAAGAAAGAAAAACTGGCACAGAAGAAAAGAGCATACGAGGAAAAGCTGGCCTCAAAGAAGGCAAAAAGAAAAGCAAATGAGGAATCATTTGATGATGAGGCAAATCTTTCAGCCAAAAGAAAGAAGCAGCTAGAAAAAGCAAGAGCCTGGCGTGCTGCTATGCACTTGGATGTAAAATGA
- a CDS encoding ankyrin repeat domain-containing protein, with amino-acid sequence MRVSVLQVIFPLALITLGSSQSVFADVSYSLESSGKDEASALGNLKMAALREYVSTVVSKDDLKKNSKVFRNEIFLKVNNLTKTDESVEYRKENKKTFAKGTVIVDDSSIQQILSNNSILTSIVTKNKESSLSSANPVNSGNESPVQSPSSQSTASVESSIPKSGDTAVTASLNDKNSDNSAEIATNAQNDLSKDNLDKNTSTNEPVSQTADNSQVQSQTAEVANNGQDNIDKSVSENNSSNLIPKSPAEYFKQKGTREEKIAELKKDLQNGHNPNGDIYAGGFVMPLLIFSLKENDPDLVKLLVSKGADVNKEFKEFDDPPASPLYYYLDKHQMGKSRELFKLEIVKILVEGGADIGYKRGKHSVNELMLSSPYEIQSYYLSLSPDLSDYKDVASKYLKSDSENPHHLEVFTKLLSLGADPNYMEGKTPLLLKAYEDKGIEYAKAILDNKANPNIEYSDKPIIFEAVEKKDLEFIKLLISSGADINAVSKKEETPLLLAIEDSLGIDLIKGLLDLKADPNLVKKDDDNKSPLMYAIEQDSVSMDIIDALISHGANVNAKDTDEGFTPLLYAIESGKSPNIDVIKKLLEAGADPNVVDADGYPVIVHAFEAKSPETVKLLVDKGVDLQKTFALVVDDKTVEQCLKDDDEDNFNVILKYLKEHN; translated from the coding sequence ATGAGAGTAAGTGTTCTTCAAGTGATTTTCCCTTTAGCTCTTATTACATTAGGCAGTAGCCAAAGTGTATTTGCTGATGTTTCTTATTCTCTTGAATCTTCAGGTAAGGATGAAGCTTCTGCTTTGGGTAATCTCAAAATGGCAGCCTTAAGAGAATATGTGTCTACAGTTGTCTCAAAGGATGATTTAAAGAAGAACTCAAAGGTTTTTCGTAATGAGATTTTTCTAAAAGTAAATAATCTAACTAAAACAGATGAATCTGTCGAGTATAGAAAAGAGAATAAAAAAACTTTTGCTAAGGGAACTGTTATTGTCGATGATTCTTCGATTCAGCAGATCTTATCCAATAATTCGATATTAACCTCAATAGTAACGAAAAATAAAGAAAGCAGTTTATCATCTGCAAACCCGGTTAATTCAGGTAATGAATCACCTGTTCAAAGTCCTTCTTCACAGAGCACAGCTTCTGTAGAAAGCAGTATTCCAAAGTCTGGTGATACTGCTGTGACTGCATCTTTAAATGATAAGAATTCAGATAATAGCGCTGAAATCGCAACAAATGCCCAAAATGATCTGTCAAAGGACAATTTAGATAAAAATACCTCTACTAACGAGCCAGTTTCTCAGACTGCAGACAATTCTCAGGTTCAATCTCAGACTGCAGAAGTTGCTAATAATGGTCAGGACAATATAGATAAATCAGTTTCAGAGAATAACTCTTCTAATCTTATCCCAAAAAGTCCTGCCGAGTATTTTAAGCAAAAGGGCACTCGTGAGGAAAAAATTGCTGAGTTAAAGAAAGATCTTCAAAATGGTCATAATCCAAATGGAGACATTTATGCAGGTGGATTTGTAATGCCTCTTTTGATCTTCTCTTTAAAGGAGAACGATCCTGATCTTGTAAAACTACTTGTAAGTAAAGGGGCTGATGTTAACAAAGAGTTTAAGGAATTTGATGATCCTCCTGCTTCTCCTCTTTATTATTATCTCGATAAACACCAGATGGGCAAATCAAGAGAGCTATTTAAACTTGAAATTGTGAAGATCCTTGTTGAAGGTGGCGCTGATATTGGCTACAAGAGAGGAAAACATTCTGTAAATGAACTTATGCTTTCAAGTCCTTATGAGATTCAGTCTTATTATCTGTCACTAAGTCCAGATCTTTCGGATTATAAGGATGTTGCTTCTAAATATCTGAAGTCAGATTCTGAAAATCCTCATCATCTTGAAGTTTTCACAAAACTATTATCTTTAGGGGCAGATCCTAATTATATGGAAGGGAAGACTCCGTTACTGTTAAAGGCTTACGAGGATAAGGGAATCGAGTATGCTAAAGCTATTTTGGATAACAAGGCCAATCCAAATATCGAATATTCAGATAAGCCAATTATATTTGAAGCTGTGGAAAAGAAGGATCTTGAATTTATAAAGTTACTAATCTCGTCCGGAGCAGATATTAACGCTGTATCAAAGAAGGAAGAAACTCCACTTCTGCTCGCAATTGAAGATTCATTGGGAATAGATTTGATTAAAGGATTACTTGATTTAAAAGCAGATCCAAACCTTGTAAAAAAGGATGATGATAATAAATCTCCTCTTATGTACGCTATAGAGCAGGATTCTGTCTCTATGGATATTATTGATGCTCTTATATCTCATGGTGCTAATGTCAATGCAAAAGATACAGATGAAGGATTTACTCCTTTGCTTTATGCAATTGAATCAGGCAAGTCACCAAATATAGATGTAATAAAAAAACTTCTTGAGGCAGGGGCCGATCCAAATGTTGTAGATGCTGATGGATATCCTGTGATTGTTCATGCATTTGAAGCAAAGTCTCCTGAAACAGTGAAACTACTGGTTGATAAAGGAGTTGATTTACAAAAGACATTCGCATTGGTTGTGGATGATAAGACTGTTGAACAATGTCTTAAGGATGATGACGAAGATAACTTTAATGTCATCTTAAAATATCTTAAAGAGCATAATTAG
- the pth gene encoding aminoacyl-tRNA hydrolase — translation MAKDTVSIKLIVGLGNPGSQYEHTRHNIGVDFLYLLARKYSIDLRPEGKFQGILGRGSIQGNGVRLLFPTTFMNESGRSVAALCNFYKILPEEILVCHDDLDLNPGFMKLKFAGGLAGHNGLRSITANLSNTQNYYRLRLGIGKPPSKEVINWVLGRPDTNDQILIDNAYNTALDAIDKLFTDGISKATALVNGYKPN, via the coding sequence ATGGCTAAAGATACCGTTTCTATAAAGCTTATTGTTGGTCTAGGTAATCCAGGCTCACAGTATGAACATACCCGTCATAACATTGGTGTTGATTTCTTATATCTTCTGGCAAGAAAATACAGCATTGATTTAAGACCAGAGGGTAAATTTCAGGGAATTCTTGGACGAGGCAGCATTCAAGGAAATGGAGTTAGACTTCTCTTCCCTACTACTTTTATGAATGAATCAGGAAGAAGTGTTGCCGCACTCTGCAATTTCTATAAAATACTTCCTGAAGAGATTTTAGTCTGCCACGATGATCTAGATCTGAATCCAGGCTTTATGAAGCTGAAATTTGCAGGTGGGCTTGCAGGACACAACGGACTTCGCAGTATCACTGCAAATCTATCCAACACTCAGAACTATTACAGACTGAGACTTGGTATTGGAAAACCTCCTTCAAAAGAGGTAATCAACTGGGTTCTTGGAAGACCAGACACAAATGATCAGATTCTTATTGATAATGCATATAACACAGCTTTGGATGCAATTGACAAATTGTTTACTGACGGCATTTCAAAAGCTACAGCATTAGTTAACGGTTATAAGCCAAATTAG
- the ychF gene encoding redox-regulated ATPase YchF, which translates to MGFKCGIVGLPNVGKSTLFNALTKAGIAAENFPFCTIEPNTGIVPVPDPRLDAISAIVKPQKIVPTSMEFVDIAGLVKGASKGEGLGNQFLMNIRETDAIAHVVRCFEDENVIHVAGKVDPVADIDVINTELALSDLDICDKALQRLEKRARTGGDKEALAQVIALEKCKPALEQGKMLRSVDFTEADRLALRNFSFLTIKPVMYIANVSEDGFTNNPYLDAVEKLAKEEKSIVVPVSAAIEADLASMEEDDRKEFMDSLGIEEPGLNRVIRAGYKLLGLQTFFTAGPKEVRAWTVKVGATAPQAAGKIHSDFERGFIRAQTISYDDFIKYKGESGAKEAGKLRSEGKDYIVKDGDLFEFLFNV; encoded by the coding sequence ATGGGTTTTAAATGCGGTATTGTTGGACTTCCTAATGTTGGAAAGTCAACTTTGTTCAACGCGCTGACAAAAGCAGGCATTGCAGCAGAAAACTTTCCATTCTGCACCATTGAGCCAAATACAGGTATCGTTCCTGTACCAGATCCACGTCTTGACGCAATCTCTGCAATTGTAAAGCCTCAGAAGATTGTTCCTACCTCAATGGAATTCGTTGACATTGCAGGTTTAGTAAAGGGAGCATCAAAAGGTGAAGGTCTTGGCAACCAGTTCCTGATGAATATCCGTGAAACTGATGCAATCGCTCATGTTGTTCGTTGCTTTGAGGACGAGAATGTAATCCACGTTGCAGGTAAGGTTGATCCTGTAGCTGATATCGATGTTATCAACACAGAGTTAGCACTTAGCGACCTTGATATCTGTGACAAGGCCCTGCAGCGTCTTGAGAAGAGAGCTAGAACAGGAGGCGACAAAGAAGCTTTAGCTCAGGTTATCGCTCTTGAAAAATGTAAACCTGCTCTTGAACAGGGAAAGATGCTTCGCAGCGTTGATTTTACAGAAGCAGACAGACTTGCTCTTCGCAATTTCAGCTTCCTGACTATCAAGCCAGTAATGTACATCGCCAACGTATCAGAAGATGGCTTTACAAATAATCCTTATCTTGATGCAGTTGAAAAACTGGCAAAGGAAGAAAAATCAATCGTTGTTCCTGTATCTGCTGCTATTGAGGCCGATCTTGCTTCGATGGAAGAGGATGACAGAAAAGAATTCATGGACAGCCTTGGTATTGAAGAGCCAGGCCTGAACCGCGTTATCCGAGCAGGCTACAAGTTATTGGGTCTTCAGACATTCTTTACTGCAGGACCAAAGGAAGTTCGAGCATGGACTGTCAAGGTAGGCGCAACAGCTCCTCAGGCAGCAGGTAAGATTCACTCTGACTTTGAAAGAGGCTTTATTAGAGCCCAAACCATCAGCTATGATGATTTCATCAAGTACAAGGGTGAAAGTGGTGCTAAGGAAGCAGGAAAGCTTCGCTCTGAAGGAAAGGATTACATCGTCAAGGACGGTGATCTGTTCGAGTTCCTGTTCAACGTTTAA
- the folK gene encoding 2-amino-4-hydroxy-6-hydroxymethyldihydropteridine diphosphokinase: MTLAVLSLGSNLGDSLKILNNAISDIKAINGISCFKMSPFYRTKPVGYLDQNDFVNLACSFETSLEPLDLLHKMQDLEQKYKRVRLFKNGPRTLDIDLIIYGDLVINTQELTVPHPRMHERAFVLAPLRDIEPELQVSSLNTSVQKLYEQLADKEKNDVEIING; this comes from the coding sequence ATGACCCTTGCTGTTTTATCCTTAGGTTCCAATTTAGGTGATAGTCTAAAGATTTTAAACAATGCAATTTCCGATATTAAAGCAATAAACGGAATCAGTTGCTTTAAGATGTCCCCTTTTTACAGGACCAAGCCTGTAGGATACCTAGATCAGAATGATTTTGTAAATCTGGCCTGTTCTTTTGAAACATCTTTGGAGCCACTCGATCTTCTACATAAAATGCAGGATCTAGAGCAAAAATACAAGAGAGTCAGACTATTCAAAAATGGACCAAGAACTCTGGATATTGATCTGATTATCTATGGAGATCTGGTTATAAATACTCAGGAACTTACAGTGCCTCACCCAAGGATGCATGAAAGAGCGTTTGTCCTTGCACCTCTTAGAGACATTGAACCAGAACTACAGGTTAGTTCCTTAAATACAAGTGTTCAGAAGCTTTATGAGCAGCTTGCTGATAAAGAAAAAAATGATGTGGAAATTATAAATGGCTAA